One Danio rerio strain Tuebingen ecotype United States chromosome 9, GRCz12tu, whole genome shotgun sequence genomic region harbors:
- the med4 gene encoding mediator of RNA polymerase II transcription subunit 4 (The RefSeq protein has 1 substitution compared to this genomic sequence), whose amino-acid sequence MAAAAADKSTKERLLSTLDDLEVLSRELIEMLALSRSQKLPPPGEDTLILELLIQRDKEFQELMQTALEQGRVHQEMQSLEKEVEKRDSDIQQLQKQLKEAEHILATAVYQAKEKLKSIDKARKGSISSKEIIKYAHRISASNAVCAPLNWVPGDPRRPYPTDLEMRSGMLGNMSNMSTNGVNGHLPGDALAAGRLPDVLTPQYPWQSTDVSMGILPPHHGNDFGLEPPGHNKENEDDVEAMSTDSSSSSSDSD is encoded by the exons ATGGCGGCGGCGGCGGCAGATAAATCTACGAAAGAAAGGCTTTTATCCACTCTGGATGATTTAGAAGTTTTATCCAG AGAGCTGATCGAGATGCTGGCGCTGTCCAGGTCACAGAAACTGCCCCCGCCTGGCGAGGACACACTG ATTCTGGAGCTGTTAATACAGAGAGATAAAGAGTTCCAGGAGCTAATGCAGACGGCGTTGGAGCAGGGCAGAGTTCACCAGGAGATGCAATCACTGGAGAAAGAAGTTGAGAAGAGAGACAGTGATATCCAGCAGCTCCAGAAACAGCTCAAAGAGGCAGAGCATATACTG GCCACTGCTGTTTATCAAGCTAAAGAGAAGCTGAAGTCTATTGACAAAGCCAGAAAAG GCAGCATCTCTTCAGAGGAGATCATCAAGTATGCTCACAGAATCAGTGCCAGTAATGCAGTATGTGCTCCTCTAAACTGGGTTCCAG GTGACCCTCGCAGGCCGTACCCTACTGATCTGGAGATGCGCAGTGGAATGCTGGGTAACATGAGCAACATGTCCACCAATGGCGTTAACGGACACCTGCCTGGGGACGCATTGGCTGCTGGGAGATTACCAG ATGTACTGACCCCACAGTATCCTTGGCAGTCCACTGATGTTTCCATGGGGATTTTGCCTCCTCACCATGGCAACGATTTTGGCCTGGAGCCGCCCGGTCATAACAAGGAAAATGAAGATGATGTGGAGGCCATGTCAACAGATTCCTCCAGCAGCAGCAGTGACTCAGATTAA